One part of the Streptomyces nigra genome encodes these proteins:
- a CDS encoding SAM-dependent methyltransferase, which yields MTTDSQPSVQIDTSRAHPARVYDWLLGGKDNYPVDEAVGERLPPEARDGARQNREFMHRAAAWLAAQGTDQFLDIGTGIPTEPNLHQVVQKVVPSAKVVYADNDPIVLRHAEALLISSPEGATDYIQADVREPEAIVRHARRVLDFDRPIALSLIALMHFITDEQDAHGIVRALVDTLPSGSHLILSHASSDLFPELSDQVVAEYAKGGIQLAFRPRPEVERFFDGLDPVAPGLVTATEWAPSSPAAEAEPSGIYAGVARVR from the coding sequence ATGACGACCGATTCCCAGCCGTCCGTCCAGATCGACACCAGCAGGGCCCACCCGGCCCGGGTCTACGACTGGCTGCTCGGCGGCAAGGACAACTACCCCGTGGACGAGGCGGTCGGTGAGCGGCTGCCGCCCGAAGCGCGTGACGGGGCGCGGCAGAACCGGGAGTTCATGCACCGGGCCGCCGCGTGGCTCGCCGCCCAGGGCACCGACCAGTTCCTGGACATAGGCACCGGCATCCCCACCGAGCCGAACCTCCACCAGGTCGTGCAGAAGGTCGTCCCGTCGGCGAAGGTCGTCTACGCCGACAACGACCCGATCGTCCTTCGGCACGCCGAGGCGCTGCTGATCAGCTCGCCCGAAGGTGCGACCGACTACATCCAGGCGGATGTGCGCGAGCCGGAGGCGATCGTCCGGCACGCCCGGCGCGTCCTGGACTTCGACCGGCCCATCGCGCTGTCGCTGATCGCCCTGATGCACTTCATCACCGACGAGCAGGACGCCCACGGAATCGTCCGCGCCCTGGTCGACACCCTGCCCTCGGGCAGCCATCTGATCCTGTCGCACGCCTCGTCCGACCTGTTCCCGGAGCTGTCCGACCAAGTCGTCGCCGAGTACGCGAAGGGCGGCATCCAGCTCGCGTTCCGGCCCCGCCCGGAGGTGGAGCGGTTCTTCGACGGACTGGACCCCGTGGCACCCGGTCTGGTGACGGCGACGGAGTGGGCCCCCTCCTCCCCCGCCGCCGAGGCCGAGCCGAGCGGCATCTACGCGGGCGTGGCGCGCGTGCGCTGA
- a CDS encoding GNAT family N-acetyltransferase: MTELGPVTWPPAPIRTERLVLRAPEVRDRATFIELLASPDVHAYLGGPRQRDELEREVPAVPEPWPGSFVVERDGLMIGQILVRRVTEHRNEAALGKVDLGYLFLPRAWGHGYAAEACAAALDWVDACLPGEPVVLATQTANARSMRLAAKLGFTEVERFRAWGADQWLGQRQPRTPSAPQVP; encoded by the coding sequence ATGACCGAACTGGGACCCGTCACCTGGCCGCCCGCGCCGATCAGGACCGAGCGGCTCGTGCTCCGCGCCCCCGAGGTCCGGGACCGCGCGACCTTCATCGAGCTGCTGGCGTCGCCGGACGTGCACGCCTACCTCGGCGGTCCCCGGCAGCGCGACGAACTCGAACGCGAGGTGCCGGCCGTGCCCGAGCCGTGGCCCGGCAGCTTCGTCGTCGAGCGCGACGGGCTGATGATCGGCCAGATCCTGGTCAGGAGGGTGACGGAGCACCGCAACGAGGCGGCCCTGGGCAAGGTCGACCTCGGCTATCTCTTCCTGCCGCGGGCGTGGGGACACGGGTACGCGGCCGAGGCGTGCGCGGCGGCGCTCGACTGGGTCGACGCGTGCCTCCCGGGCGAGCCGGTGGTGCTTGCGACACAGACCGCCAACGCCCGCTCGATGCGCCTCGCGGCGAAGCTCGGCTTCACCGAGGTCGAGCGGTTCCGCGCCTGGGGCGCCGACCAGTGGCTCGGGCAACGGCAGCCGCGCACACCGAGCGCGCCCCAAGTGCCGTAG
- a CDS encoding M4 family metallopeptidase: protein MSLRHRALVRRRRATGIALTAVGALLALAAPGLAAAAPADPGPAKITANPRAGAAPAALTPARRTALIKSAQSEAAGTAQRIGLGGKEKLLVKDVVKDADGTTHTRYERTYAGLPVLGGDLVVHDRSGRTTVTRAGKATLALNTLSPKVTQSAAAGKALAASKKTDVKGAETERAPRLVVWAGAGKPVLAWETVVEGVQKDGTPSELQVVTDAATGKQLLAAEKVHTGSGKGQFVGDVEIGTTQSGSTFQLVDPDRANQKTYDLNQGTSGTGTLFTDDNDVWGNGQPSDRQTAGVDVAYGAAATWDYFKDSYGRNGIRNDGVAAYSRAHYGNNYVNAFWQDSCFCMTYGDGSGNTHPLTALDVAAHEMSHGVTAATAGLVYSGESGGLNEATSDIFAAAVEFHEDLPADPGDYFVGEKIDINGDGTPLRYMDKPSKDGASRDNWSSTLGGIDVHYSSGPANHFFYLLSEGSGPKTVNGVDYDSPTYDGQPVTGIGIENAAAIWYRALTTYMTSTTNYAGARTATLSAAADLFGAYSPTYLAVADAWAGINVGNRIALGVNLAPVADQISGVNQDVSLQLDAYTTNSGASLTYEAEGLPEGLSISPSGLISGTPATLGTSDVTVTVTDSTGATASDTFTWQIAYVYSNATRVDIPDNGAAVLSPVTISGREGNASATTSVYVNIVHTYRGDLVVDLVGPNGTVYPLLNRSGGSADNVDQTFTVDASAQPLNGTWALRVQDRANIDVGHIARWTLTP, encoded by the coding sequence TTGTCCCTGCGACACCGCGCCCTCGTCCGGCGCAGACGCGCAACCGGTATAGCCCTCACGGCAGTCGGGGCCCTGCTGGCCCTGGCCGCTCCCGGTCTGGCCGCGGCGGCGCCGGCCGACCCGGGCCCCGCGAAGATCACCGCCAACCCCCGGGCGGGCGCCGCCCCGGCCGCCCTCACCCCCGCCCGCCGCACGGCCCTCATCAAGAGCGCCCAGTCGGAGGCGGCCGGCACCGCACAGCGGATCGGCCTCGGCGGCAAGGAGAAGCTCCTCGTCAAGGACGTCGTCAAGGACGCCGACGGCACCACGCACACGCGCTACGAGCGCACGTACGCCGGACTCCCCGTCCTCGGCGGCGACCTCGTCGTCCACGACAGGAGCGGCCGTACGACCGTCACCAGGGCCGGCAAGGCGACGCTCGCCCTGAACACCCTCAGCCCCAAGGTCACCCAGTCCGCCGCCGCCGGCAAGGCCCTCGCCGCGTCGAAGAAGACCGACGTCAAGGGCGCCGAGACGGAGCGCGCGCCCCGGCTCGTGGTGTGGGCCGGCGCCGGCAAGCCCGTGCTCGCCTGGGAGACCGTCGTCGAGGGCGTCCAGAAGGACGGCACCCCCAGCGAACTCCAGGTCGTCACCGACGCGGCCACCGGCAAGCAGCTCCTGGCGGCCGAGAAGGTGCACACCGGCTCCGGCAAGGGCCAGTTCGTCGGCGACGTCGAGATCGGCACCACGCAGTCCGGGTCGACGTTCCAGCTCGTCGACCCCGACCGCGCGAATCAGAAGACGTACGACCTCAACCAGGGCACCTCGGGCACCGGCACCCTCTTCACGGACGACAACGATGTCTGGGGCAACGGGCAGCCGTCCGACCGCCAGACCGCGGGCGTGGACGTCGCGTACGGCGCCGCGGCGACCTGGGACTACTTCAAGGACAGCTACGGCCGCAACGGCATCCGCAACGACGGCGTCGCCGCCTACAGCCGTGCCCACTACGGCAACAACTACGTCAACGCCTTCTGGCAGGACTCCTGCTTCTGCATGACGTACGGCGACGGCTCGGGCAACACCCACCCGCTGACCGCGCTCGACGTGGCCGCCCACGAGATGAGCCACGGCGTCACGGCCGCCACCGCGGGCCTCGTCTACTCCGGTGAGTCCGGCGGTCTCAACGAGGCCACCTCCGACATCTTCGCCGCGGCCGTCGAGTTCCACGAGGACCTGCCCGCCGACCCCGGTGACTACTTCGTCGGCGAGAAGATCGACATCAACGGCGACGGCACCCCGCTGCGCTACATGGACAAGCCCTCCAAGGACGGCGCGTCCAGGGACAACTGGAGCTCCACGCTCGGCGGCATCGACGTCCACTACTCGTCCGGCCCCGCCAACCACTTCTTCTACCTGCTGTCCGAGGGCAGCGGCCCGAAGACCGTCAACGGCGTCGACTACGACAGCCCCACCTACGACGGGCAGCCCGTCACCGGCATCGGCATCGAGAACGCCGCCGCGATCTGGTACCGCGCGCTGACGACGTACATGACGTCGACGACCAACTACGCCGGGGCCCGCACCGCCACCCTGTCCGCCGCCGCGGACCTGTTCGGCGCCTACAGCCCGACCTACCTCGCCGTCGCCGACGCCTGGGCCGGGATCAACGTCGGCAACCGCATCGCGCTCGGCGTCAACCTCGCCCCGGTCGCCGACCAGATCAGCGGCGTCAACCAGGACGTCAGCCTCCAGCTCGACGCCTACACCACCAACTCCGGGGCGAGCCTCACCTACGAGGCCGAGGGCCTGCCCGAGGGCCTGAGCATCAGCCCGAGCGGACTGATCAGCGGCACCCCGGCCACCCTCGGCACCAGTGACGTCACCGTCACGGTCACCGACAGCACCGGCGCGACCGCCTCGGACACCTTCACCTGGCAGATCGCCTACGTCTACTCCAACGCCACCCGCGTGGACATCCCCGACAACGGGGCGGCCGTCCTGTCCCCGGTGACCATCAGCGGCCGCGAGGGCAACGCCTCCGCGACCACCTCGGTCTACGTCAACATCGTCCACACCTACCGCGGCGACCTCGTCGTCGACCTCGTCGGCCCGAACGGCACCGTCTACCCGCTGCTCAACCGCAGCGGCGGCTCCGCCGACAACGTCGACCAGACCTTCACCGTCGACGCCTCGGCACAGCCGCTCAACGGCACCTGGGCGCTGCGCGTGCAGGACCGTGCGAACATCGACGTCGGCCACATCGCCCGCTGGACCCTGACCCCCTGA
- a CDS encoding helix-turn-helix transcriptional regulator: MTLEAAGVSEAEENVYRYLVTVSHASAVDVAERIGLGPAETEAVLDALTRKGMASHTDVLPRRFRATPPDVALMPGLKRHADALDLARVEATGLLEVYRDTMRRRDAGELIEVITGAEALRQHLRQIQCGARDEMLWFCKAQYVAMPSGSNDSEFEALGRGVRYRVLYEKAFFDDEGAVDNVVAGVRAGEVARAVPHLPLRLAVADRAVAICPLVPGGPQGNPDEPTAALVRDSNLLAALIALFERYWETAVPLDVDDSGAVAGTDGVGGPDPLSATDRRLLALLVAGVADKAVATQLGLSRRTVQRHIQRMMELAGAATRMQLAWQAARRGWL; the protein is encoded by the coding sequence ATGACGCTGGAGGCCGCAGGGGTGTCGGAGGCCGAGGAGAACGTCTACCGGTATCTGGTGACGGTCAGCCACGCCTCGGCGGTGGACGTCGCCGAGCGCATCGGGCTCGGCCCGGCCGAGACGGAGGCCGTGCTCGACGCGCTGACCCGCAAAGGTATGGCCAGCCACACCGACGTGCTGCCCCGCCGGTTCCGGGCCACTCCCCCGGACGTGGCGCTGATGCCCGGGCTGAAGCGGCACGCCGACGCCCTCGACCTCGCCCGCGTCGAGGCCACCGGTCTGCTGGAGGTGTACCGCGACACGATGCGTCGGCGGGACGCCGGCGAACTGATCGAGGTCATCACCGGCGCCGAGGCGCTGCGCCAGCATCTGCGCCAGATCCAGTGCGGCGCGCGGGACGAGATGCTCTGGTTCTGCAAGGCCCAGTACGTGGCGATGCCGTCGGGCAGCAACGACTCCGAGTTCGAGGCGCTGGGGCGCGGCGTGCGCTACCGGGTGCTGTACGAGAAGGCGTTCTTCGACGACGAGGGAGCCGTTGACAACGTTGTTGCGGGCGTGCGGGCCGGGGAGGTCGCCCGTGCGGTGCCGCATCTGCCGCTGCGGCTGGCGGTCGCCGACCGGGCCGTCGCGATCTGCCCGCTCGTGCCCGGCGGCCCGCAGGGGAACCCGGACGAACCGACCGCTGCGCTCGTCCGGGACAGCAATCTGCTCGCCGCGCTCATCGCCCTGTTCGAGCGGTACTGGGAGACCGCGGTGCCCCTGGACGTCGACGACTCGGGCGCGGTCGCCGGGACGGACGGCGTCGGCGGCCCCGACCCGCTGTCGGCGACGGACCGGCGCCTGCTCGCGCTGCTGGTGGCCGGGGTCGCCGACAAGGCGGTGGCGACCCAGCTGGGCCTGAGCCGGCGCACGGTGCAGCGGCACATCCAGCGCATGATGGAGCTCGCGGGCGCGGCGACCCGGATGCAGCTGGCGTGGCAGGCCGCGCGCCGGGGCTGGTTGTAG
- a CDS encoding S8 family peptidase, which translates to MRRIRLVAAISTGLVLASGAVAPTAAPSDTASPSRQPAHKPSHTLGTVRLITGDRVTVGTDGEGRRTASVTPGPGRRGLVFRTYEEDGRLTVMPSDAGNLVAAGVVDRGLFDVGALLAQGYDEAHSDALPLIVAGADGAAASAVKRLTGLAEDGSPVRRLDSIGARAVRVADGDLGRFWKQLTPDADGLNSARTASTPRVWLDGRVRATLDRSVPQIGAPEVWKAGQQGESVKVAVLDTGADQTHPDLAGRISEARDFSDSSGTGDVFGHGTHVASIVGGSGAASVNGKGGKGVAPRADLIVGKVLGDDGFGSESQVIAGMEWAAGSGAKVVNMSLGSDVPTDGTDPMSLALNELTERTGALFVVAAGNAGELGRGTIGSPAAADAALTVGAVDRDGGLAPFSSRGPRAGDDAVKPDLTAPGVGIVAARADGTTMGEPVDARHVAASGTSMATPHVAGAAALLAQRHPDWSAARLKDALVSTARTASGQEVTEQGGGLVDVAAAALGPVTATGTIALGPLRTDGGEPRTEHLRYTNTSGAAVTLGLTARLATPGGRTPGEGAVKLGSSSVTVPAGATADVPLTVDPNRVQRGDYYGYVTAASADGKVTVHTTVSLAVQGPTHRLTVRTVDLSGRQVEALPNIWGPDGFVGYTSTEPAVAEVEEGTYQLDYSTLDNASDGQELRQVVLPEVQVTKDMTVTLDVRRTTLVDIRTPRPAEQRGILSYQTYRKIDGRALLAGTMYFDVVRRLYVSPTKAVTDGTFEFASRWQYVAPMLRMKVTGGKGGPAAPNAFYMPSSPLFDEKGTSLTAVDAGDSTAPDFSKARGKLAVLTHEDSIDERALTERAAAAGVRGIVFVHFADIAWTRWHPDGDRWGVPTIRIGKTEGAALLKRIGKGTTTVRLTGTARSPYLYDIMQVSKQRIPENVVHTVSERNSAVVRSRYAENGGLPWASEQRFGRRPYQDTAWLQYTRYVPTGFDRTEYVSSGDTEWQHLVHHETTYDVDTPLRAGMADAPRTYRAGERTSDTWQASVVRPSIPRGTTTPSVRKGDVLSVRIPEFTDSRAGHWSRLVVDSGGGGIGTRAPRGDAAEAVLYRDGRQVGRADGGFADFEVPSGTAGYRLDLTTSRTSPEWAYATGTETSWTFRSGTADTPATLPLLQLDYDVPVDVDNAVRPGRTHTVGVSIRAQDGLAAPRGVSVQVEVSYDDGRTWSPAGVKSRGHNAFAATVTKPSRTHGDAFVTLRVTARDTAGTSVRQTVKRAYLHRG; encoded by the coding sequence ATGAGACGGATCCGCCTGGTGGCGGCGATATCGACAGGACTCGTCCTGGCATCCGGCGCGGTGGCGCCGACCGCCGCCCCCTCCGATACGGCGTCCCCCTCCCGACAACCCGCCCACAAACCCTCGCACACTCTGGGCACCGTTCGCCTCATCACCGGCGACCGGGTGACCGTGGGCACCGACGGCGAGGGGCGGCGCACCGCCTCGGTGACACCCGGACCCGGACGGCGAGGCCTCGTCTTCCGTACGTACGAGGAGGACGGGCGGCTGACCGTCATGCCGTCCGACGCCGGGAACCTGGTGGCGGCCGGGGTGGTGGACCGCGGCCTGTTCGACGTGGGCGCGCTGCTCGCGCAGGGTTACGACGAGGCGCACAGCGACGCGCTGCCCCTGATCGTCGCGGGCGCCGACGGTGCGGCGGCGTCCGCCGTGAAGCGGCTGACGGGCCTGGCCGAGGACGGCTCCCCGGTCCGCCGCCTGGACAGCATCGGCGCGCGTGCCGTGCGGGTCGCGGACGGCGACCTCGGGCGGTTCTGGAAGCAATTGACGCCGGATGCCGACGGGTTGAACTCCGCGCGGACGGCGAGCACGCCACGCGTGTGGCTGGACGGCCGGGTGCGGGCCACCCTCGACCGCAGTGTGCCGCAGATCGGCGCGCCGGAGGTGTGGAAGGCCGGCCAGCAGGGCGAGTCGGTCAAGGTGGCCGTGCTGGACACGGGCGCGGACCAGACGCATCCGGATCTGGCCGGGCGGATCTCCGAGGCCCGGGACTTCTCCGACAGTTCCGGGACCGGGGACGTCTTCGGGCACGGGACGCACGTCGCCTCGATCGTCGGAGGCAGCGGCGCGGCCTCCGTCAACGGCAAGGGCGGCAAGGGCGTCGCCCCGCGAGCCGACCTGATCGTCGGCAAGGTGCTCGGTGACGACGGCTTCGGGTCCGAGTCCCAGGTGATCGCCGGCATGGAGTGGGCGGCGGGCAGCGGTGCCAAGGTCGTCAACATGAGCCTCGGCTCGGACGTCCCGACCGACGGCACGGACCCGATGAGTCTGGCGCTCAACGAACTCACCGAGCGTACCGGCGCGTTGTTCGTGGTCGCGGCCGGCAACGCGGGCGAGCTGGGCAGGGGCACGATCGGCTCCCCCGCCGCGGCGGACGCGGCGCTCACCGTGGGCGCGGTCGACCGTGACGGCGGGCTCGCGCCGTTCTCCAGCCGTGGTCCCCGGGCCGGTGACGACGCCGTCAAGCCCGACCTGACGGCACCGGGTGTGGGCATCGTGGCGGCACGCGCGGACGGCACGACCATGGGTGAGCCGGTCGACGCCCGGCATGTGGCGGCCTCCGGTACGTCCATGGCGACCCCGCACGTGGCGGGCGCGGCGGCGCTGCTCGCGCAGCGGCACCCGGACTGGAGCGCGGCCCGGTTGAAGGACGCGCTCGTCAGCACGGCCCGTACGGCGTCCGGTCAGGAGGTGACCGAGCAGGGCGGCGGCCTCGTCGACGTGGCCGCGGCAGCGCTGGGCCCGGTCACCGCGACCGGCACCATCGCCCTGGGCCCGCTGCGGACGGACGGCGGCGAGCCGCGTACGGAACACCTGCGGTACACCAACACCTCGGGTGCGGCCGTCACTCTCGGGCTCACGGCCCGGCTGGCCACCCCCGGAGGACGGACGCCCGGCGAGGGCGCCGTGAAGCTCGGCTCCTCCTCGGTGACCGTGCCCGCGGGCGCCACCGCCGACGTACCGCTGACGGTGGACCCGAACCGCGTGCAGCGCGGCGACTACTACGGCTATGTGACCGCGGCTTCGGCGGACGGGAAGGTCACCGTGCACACCACGGTCAGCCTCGCGGTCCAGGGGCCCACACACCGGCTCACCGTCCGTACGGTCGACCTCTCCGGCCGGCAGGTGGAGGCGCTGCCGAACATCTGGGGTCCGGACGGCTTCGTCGGCTACACGAGCACCGAACCCGCCGTCGCCGAGGTCGAGGAGGGCACGTACCAGCTCGACTACTCGACCCTGGACAACGCTTCCGACGGGCAGGAGCTGCGGCAGGTGGTGCTGCCCGAGGTGCAGGTCACCAAGGACATGACCGTCACGCTGGACGTGCGCAGGACGACGTTGGTCGACATCCGAACGCCCCGCCCGGCGGAGCAGCGCGGCATCCTCAGCTACCAGACGTACCGGAAGATCGACGGGCGCGCTCTGCTCGCGGGCACCATGTACTTCGACGTCGTCCGGCGCCTGTACGTGAGCCCCACGAAGGCCGTCACCGACGGGACGTTCGAGTTCGCGTCCCGCTGGCAGTACGTCGCGCCGATGCTGCGGATGAAGGTGACCGGCGGCAAGGGCGGCCCGGCGGCGCCGAACGCGTTCTACATGCCGTCCTCGCCGCTGTTCGACGAGAAGGGCACAAGCCTGACCGCCGTCGACGCGGGGGACTCCACCGCGCCCGACTTCTCGAAGGCCCGTGGCAAGCTGGCGGTCCTCACCCATGAGGACTCGATCGACGAGCGGGCCCTGACCGAGCGGGCGGCCGCGGCCGGCGTGCGGGGCATCGTGTTCGTGCACTTCGCCGACATCGCCTGGACCCGGTGGCACCCCGACGGCGACCGCTGGGGCGTGCCGACGATCCGGATCGGCAAGACGGAGGGAGCGGCCCTGCTGAAGCGGATCGGCAAGGGGACCACCACGGTCCGCCTCACCGGCACCGCCCGCAGCCCGTACCTGTACGACATCATGCAGGTCTCGAAGCAGCGCATCCCGGAGAACGTCGTGCACACGGTCTCCGAGCGCAACAGCGCTGTCGTGCGCAGCCGGTACGCCGAGAACGGCGGCCTCCCCTGGGCGAGCGAGCAGCGTTTCGGGCGCCGGCCGTACCAGGACACCGCCTGGCTGCAGTACACCCGCTACGTACCGACCGGGTTCGACCGGACCGAGTACGTGAGCAGCGGGGACACCGAGTGGCAGCACCTGGTGCACCACGAGACGACGTACGACGTGGACACGCCGCTGCGCGCCGGCATGGCGGACGCCCCGCGGACGTACCGGGCGGGCGAGCGCACGAGCGACACCTGGCAGGCGTCCGTCGTCCGGCCGTCGATCCCGCGGGGCACGACGACGCCGTCCGTGCGCAAGGGTGACGTGCTGAGCGTGCGGATACCGGAGTTCACCGACTCCCGGGCGGGCCACTGGTCCCGCCTCGTCGTGGACAGCGGGGGCGGCGGCATCGGTACGCGGGCCCCGCGGGGCGACGCGGCCGAGGCGGTCCTGTACCGGGACGGACGGCAGGTGGGGCGGGCCGACGGCGGCTTCGCCGACTTCGAGGTGCCGTCGGGCACGGCCGGCTACCGGCTGGACCTGACCACTTCGCGGACCTCGCCGGAGTGGGCGTACGCGACGGGCACCGAGACGTCGTGGACGTTCCGTTCGGGCACGGCGGACACGCCGGCCACCCTGCCGCTGCTCCAGCTCGACTACGACGTGCCGGTCGACGTGGACAACGCCGTCCGCCCGGGCCGTACGCACACCGTCGGCGTGTCCATCCGCGCCCAGGACGGGCTCGCCGCGCCGCGCGGTGTGAGCGTCCAGGTCGAGGTCTCCTACGACGACGGCCGGACCTGGAGCCCGGCCGGGGTGAAGTCGCGGGGGCACAACGCCTTCGCGGCCACCGTCACCAAGCCGTCCCGGACCCACGGCGACGCCTTCGTGACACTCAGGGTGACGGCGCGTGACACGGCCGGAACCTCGGTCCGGCAGACCGTGAAGCGGGCCTACCTGCACCGCGGCTAG
- a CDS encoding DinB family protein has translation MTTTTTPDGRPVPPAHADERTMLEAWLDFHRATLALKCAGLDDERLRHAAVPPSRMTLLGLVQHMAEVERNWFQRVFASLDVPPVFGADNTDGFTLAPDRGLQEATAAWQAQIARGRELTADASLDDAGRLSQREAGRVGDAGVSLRWILVHLIEEYARHNGHADLLRERLDGVTGT, from the coding sequence ATGACGACGACTACGACACCGGACGGCCGGCCCGTCCCTCCCGCCCACGCCGACGAGCGCACCATGCTGGAGGCGTGGCTCGACTTCCACCGTGCGACCCTTGCCCTGAAGTGCGCCGGCCTCGACGACGAGCGTCTGCGGCACGCCGCGGTGCCTCCCTCACGGATGACGCTGCTCGGCCTCGTGCAGCACATGGCCGAAGTGGAACGCAACTGGTTCCAGCGCGTCTTCGCGTCCCTGGACGTGCCACCCGTCTTCGGCGCGGACAACACCGACGGCTTCACCCTCGCCCCGGACCGCGGCCTGCAGGAGGCGACGGCCGCCTGGCAGGCGCAGATCGCCCGGGGCCGTGAACTGACGGCCGACGCCTCCCTCGACGACGCCGGCCGCCTGTCCCAGCGGGAGGCCGGTCGCGTAGGCGACGCGGGCGTCTCCCTGCGCTGGATCCTGGTCCACCTCATCGAGGAGTACGCCCGCCACAACGGCCACGCGGACCTGCTCCGCGAACGGCTGGACGGGGTGACCGGCACCTGA
- a CDS encoding GDSL-type esterase/lipase family protein, translating to MISHLSQGGDALRIRLQNTFGETPLTVTAATVAHSDGGGAATEGDPVPVTFAGSGTVVVPAGGEVWSDPARLRTAAQEDIAVSVSVSGTVTAGIHNSAFRDNYLTPPGSGDHTTDASGSAYTRTTGSTYLVTAVDVHNPRLRGTLVAYGSSVVDGTGSTDCGPGCQRPGENLRWTDFVARRITEELPADRQFTVANAGIGGTTSAATCPRTDPSLRGLDAVSRLERDVLALHGVTGVLYYYGTNDLAAGCAADQILDSYREVFRRLRAAGIEVYVTPITPRPGYTDQNNRDRHAVGTFVSTWNSCAGTCDGVLPFDQVLRDPLKPNGINPPYDTGDGVHANIAGQEALADIVSLPMLAASASR from the coding sequence ATGATCAGCCATCTCAGTCAGGGCGGTGACGCCCTGCGGATACGGCTGCAGAACACGTTCGGCGAGACGCCGTTGACCGTGACCGCGGCGACCGTCGCGCACAGCGACGGCGGCGGGGCGGCGACGGAGGGCGATCCGGTCCCCGTCACCTTCGCCGGGAGCGGCACGGTCGTCGTCCCGGCCGGCGGCGAGGTGTGGAGCGATCCGGCCCGGCTCCGCACGGCGGCCCAGGAGGACATCGCGGTGTCCGTCTCCGTGTCCGGCACCGTGACCGCCGGCATCCACAACAGCGCCTTCCGCGACAACTACCTGACCCCGCCCGGCTCCGGGGACCACACCACCGACGCCTCGGGTTCCGCGTACACGCGGACGACCGGCTCGACGTATCTGGTCACCGCCGTCGACGTGCACAACCCGCGGCTGCGCGGCACGCTCGTCGCGTACGGCAGCTCGGTGGTCGACGGCACCGGGTCGACCGACTGCGGTCCGGGCTGCCAGCGCCCGGGCGAGAACCTGCGGTGGACGGACTTCGTGGCACGGCGCATCACCGAAGAGCTGCCCGCCGACCGGCAGTTCACGGTCGCCAACGCCGGTATCGGGGGTACCACCAGTGCCGCCACCTGCCCCCGCACGGACCCGTCGCTGCGCGGCCTGGACGCGGTGTCCCGTCTGGAACGCGACGTGCTCGCCCTCCACGGGGTGACCGGGGTGCTCTACTACTACGGCACCAACGATCTCGCGGCCGGATGCGCTGCCGACCAGATCCTGGACAGCTACCGGGAGGTGTTCCGGCGGCTGCGGGCGGCGGGCATCGAGGTGTACGTCACGCCGATCACCCCGCGCCCCGGCTACACGGACCAGAACAACCGGGACCGGCACGCCGTCGGCACCTTCGTCTCGACGTGGAACTCCTGCGCCGGCACCTGTGACGGTGTGCTGCCGTTCGACCAGGTGCTGAGGGACCCGTTGAAGCCGAACGGCATCAACCCGCCGTACGACACCGGGGACGGCGTGCACGCCAACATCGCCGGTCAGGAGGCCCTCGCGGACATAGTGTCGCTGCCGATGCTGGCGGCGTCCGCGTCCCGCTGA